From the Paenibacillus tianjinensis genome, the window AAATCCGAGCATCACATTTAGCTTCTCTCCTGTTTCTTCACCGCTGCCCGGGGCCGCCTGCAGACCGGATCGCTCATACAGATAACTCAGGATGCCTTTCAGCATCGAATCATAGCCGGTAATATGCGAACCGACGAAGCTCGGCGTATTGCAGAACGCAACCGGGAAATCCTCGGAGATTACGCCTTTTTGGCGGGCATTGCCGATAAAGGAGGACAGGTCATCCCCGATAACCTCAGCCATACAAGTGGTACAGAGCGCAACCATCTCCGGTTTATAGAGTGCGATGCTGTTCTCCAGACCGTCAATCAGGTTGCTCATGCCGCCGAATACAGCTGCATCCTCGGTCATGGAAGATGAAACAGCCGGTGTAGGCTCTTTAAAATGGCGGCTCAAGTGGCTGCGGAAATAAGAGTTGCAGCCTTGCGAGCCGTGAACGAAGGGCAGGGTTTTCTCGAAGCCGAGCGCGGCCATAATCGATCCGAGCGGCTGGCAAGCCTTATGAGGATTAATAACAACCGCTTTGCGGTTAAAATTCTTCTCCATGTACTCGGCAGATTGGGAGTATGCGAGCGCTTCAGCGGTTTCCTGCTCACTGCAGGGGGCTTCGAATTGCTGCTTGTTCAGCCGCTGCTCCACAAACCGGTGCTCCGAGAACAGAGTGTTGTAATCCGGAATGTCCAGTCTGTCCTTACTCATATGCTCGCCTCCTCTTTTTGGACGGTTTTCTTCTTCTGGATCAGATTCCACACCGGGCTGTTTACAGTCATATCCATGTCCTTGGCAAAAATCTTAAACCCGTCGAAGCCATGGTAAGGACCGCTGTAATCCCAGGAGTGCATCTGGCGGAACGGAACACCCATTTTGTGATACACGTATTTTTCCTTAACACCGGAACCTACCAGATCGACATTCATTTTCTGGGCTAGTTCTTCCAGCTCGTAGGCGGTCGGATCATCCATAATGATCGTTCCTTCCTTCATCATCGGGAAGGTCTTCTCATAATCGTCTTTATGGGCAAATTCGTAACCGGAAGCCACGATGTCCATACCGAGATCCTCATAAGCGCCGATCGTGTGGCGGGAACGCAGACCGCCGATCATCAGGAGTACTTTTTTATTTTCAAGACGAGGTTTGTATTTATGGATAATGGCATCCATTGCCGGCTTGTGCTTCGCGATCATCTTCTCGCAATTTTCCTGGATCGTTTCGTCAAACAAGGCGGCGATGGCACGCAGGCTCTCATATGTTTTGGACGGTCCGAAGAAGTTATACTCCATCCACGGAATACCGTAGGCCTTCTCCATATGCTCCACCATGTAGTTCATGGAACGGTGGCAGTGAATCAGGTTCAGCTTCGCCTTATGGGCGATCTCCAGCTCATTCAGTGTACCGTCACCGGACCACTGGGCAATAACACGGAGGCCCATTTCCTCGAGCAGAATCCGTGAGGCCCAGGCATCGCCGCCGATATTGTAGTCACCGATAATATTGACATCATAAGGACCGGTTTCGGCCAGCTCCGCTTTACCGAGTACGAAATCGCGGATGGCATCATTGGCGATATGGTGGCCCAGCGATTGGCTGACTCCGCGGAACCCTTCACAGCGTACCGGAACAACCGGCATTTCCAGCTCTTTGGACATTTTCTTGGACACAGCTTCAATATCATCGCCGATCAGACCGACCGGACACTCGGATTGAACGGAGATCCCTTTGGCCAGCGGGAACATTTCGGTAATTTCACGCATAATCACTTCAAGCTTCTTGTCGCCGCCGAAAACGATATCCGTCTCCTGGAAATCACTTGTAATCTGCATGGCGGTAAAATTGTCGATCCCAAGCGTACCGCTCGCATAGTTACGCCGGGTTCCCCAGCTGTATTGTCCGCAGCCGATCGGTCCATGGCTGATATGAACCATATCCTTGATCGGTCCCCAGACCACACCTTTAGAGCCTGCATAAGAGCAGCCGCGCGGTGTCATGACACCGGGGCGTGATTTGATATTGGACTTCAAGGCACAGGTGCCGCAGGTTTGCGCTTCTTCCGTATTAATCTGAAAGTGCTTTTCCCGGTCTTTCTTCGCTTTTTTGGGGTAGGCTTCCAGCACTTCTTCAACCAGCTTCTTATTCGCTTCAATATCCAGTCCCATTATTGACCCTCCTTCTCATGGTGCAGACTGCCTAAGCCGTCCGCATGGCTAACGTGCCATTGTGAGCCATTCCGGTGAACCTCCGTCTCTCCACTCCGTTCACCGGTAACTCCCCGCCTTACTCCGGCTTACTGTTTATTGTCCGGAAGCCTGCAGCTTCTGGATCGCCGCTTCTTCATCCTCGATGATACCGAACTCCATCAGCAGCTCTTCCAGCTCTTCCATGGAAATCGGAGTCGGTATGGTCAGCATTTTATTGTTCAGAATTTTCTCAGCCAGGATTTCGTATTCCTTGGCTTGCTTATGCTCCGGATTGTACTGGGCAACGGTCATTCTGCGCAGCTCGGCATGCTGAACCACATTGTCGCGCGGCACAAAGTGAATCATTTGTGTATTCAGCCGGCGGGCAAGCTCCATAATCAGCTCATCTTCACGGTCTGTGTTACGGCTGTTGCAGATCAGGCCGCCCAGTCTGACACCGCCGCTGGTGGCATATTTCAGAATCCCGCGGGCAATGTTGTTGGCTGCATACATCGCCATCATTTCCCCGGAGCAGACAATGTAGATCTCCTGCGCTTTGTTCTCACGGATCGGCATGGCGAAACCGCCGCATACAACGTCACCGAGTACGTCATAGGATACGAAGTCGAGATCGGTGTAAGCACCTTCCTGCTCCAGGAAGTTGATGGCGGTAATGATTCCGCGTCCTGCACAGCCTACGCCCGGTTCTGGTCCGCCGCACTCTACATTGATGATGTCGCCAAATCCGGTTTGCAGCACATCATCCAGTTCCAGATCCTCTACCGAGCCAAGCTCTGCAGCCAGATGAAGCACGGTTTGTTGAGCTTTAGTATTCAGGATCAGACGGGTGGAGTCTGCTTTCGGGTCGCAGCCAACGATCATAATGCGTTGTCCGAACTTTGTAGCTAACTGAGCCAGGGTGTTTTGTGAAGTTGTCGATTTACCGATACCGCCTTTACCGTAGAAAGCTATTTGTCTCATGATTGATCATCCCTTCGAAATGTTTATATTTTCAAAATATGAGCTGTACTTCACGCTTTCGAGAATGGCTTCCTGTATCCCGCCTTTGCGGACCAGCGGCAATACACCGATTTTGTTCAGGCTGGCCCGCGGGCCGTCTCCGATACCGGAGCAGAGAAGTATACGGCAGTCATTTAAAATAGTTATGATTTCCTGAAGCGTAGCGGCTTTATCACCGTTGCAATCTGCTTTGCCGTGACAATAAGCCTGGATCTTGCGGACACCGACCAGCTTGACATCAGCTCCGTCAGTATCATAAATCAGGAACTCCGTCGCATGGCCAAAATGCTGATTGACCTTGTCGCCGCCTCTGGTGGCCACTGCAACTCTTGTTCTCGGTGTTTCCTCCCAGCGCCCTTTGGCTCTGGCCTGCTTGGCGCTGACACGTTCGCGGATCTTGGAATCCAGATCACTTTGAAACTGCGCCCGCGCTTCCTGATTGATCACCGGATCGGCTTCCATCGCCTCCAACGGAAAGTCCTGGTTGCGGTCCTGGCCCAGCAGTCCAATGGCATCCGCCCGGCATTGCCGGCAGTGGCGCATAACCTTCATCCCGTCTCGCCCCAGCAGTTCCTGCAGATTGTGCAGCTCCTTCGGACGGGGCGCTTTGCGGCCGTCCGTTTCATACTGGCTGCCCGGTGCGATAATCAGCGGTGTTACGTTGTGCAGTGTGGCCCCGAGCTCTTTTACTCTTTTGGACACTGCAGGAAGATGATGATCGTTGACCCCCGGAATCATGATGGAGTTGACCTTAACGAGAATCCCCAGCTTCGCCAGCCTCTCAAGTCCCATTAGCTGCCGGCTGATCAGCAGCTCCGCCGCTTCCCTTCCCTCGTACCGAACCCCCTCATCAAACACCCAGGGAT encodes:
- the nifD gene encoding nitrogenase molybdenum-iron protein alpha chain, translated to MGLDIEANKKLVEEVLEAYPKKAKKDREKHFQINTEEAQTCGTCALKSNIKSRPGVMTPRGCSYAGSKGVVWGPIKDMVHISHGPIGCGQYSWGTRRNYASGTLGIDNFTAMQITSDFQETDIVFGGDKKLEVIMREITEMFPLAKGISVQSECPVGLIGDDIEAVSKKMSKELEMPVVPVRCEGFRGVSQSLGHHIANDAIRDFVLGKAELAETGPYDVNIIGDYNIGGDAWASRILLEEMGLRVIAQWSGDGTLNELEIAHKAKLNLIHCHRSMNYMVEHMEKAYGIPWMEYNFFGPSKTYESLRAIAALFDETIQENCEKMIAKHKPAMDAIIHKYKPRLENKKVLLMIGGLRSRHTIGAYEDLGMDIVASGYEFAHKDDYEKTFPMMKEGTIIMDDPTAYELEELAQKMNVDLVGSGVKEKYVYHKMGVPFRQMHSWDYSGPYHGFDGFKIFAKDMDMTVNSPVWNLIQKKKTVQKEEASI
- the nifH gene encoding nitrogenase iron protein codes for the protein MRQIAFYGKGGIGKSTTSQNTLAQLATKFGQRIMIVGCDPKADSTRLILNTKAQQTVLHLAAELGSVEDLELDDVLQTGFGDIINVECGGPEPGVGCAGRGIITAINFLEQEGAYTDLDFVSYDVLGDVVCGGFAMPIRENKAQEIYIVCSGEMMAMYAANNIARGILKYATSGGVRLGGLICNSRNTDREDELIMELARRLNTQMIHFVPRDNVVQHAELRRMTVAQYNPEHKQAKEYEILAEKILNNKMLTIPTPISMEELEELLMEFGIIEDEEAAIQKLQASGQ
- the nifB gene encoding nitrogenase cofactor biosynthesis protein NifB is translated as MMQPSCISNEAEEEISRHPCYSEEAHRFYARMHIPVAPACNIQCNYCNRKFDCVNESRPGVVSEVLSPEQAERKVKGVAAQLMQLSVVGVAGPGDPLANPEQTFDTFARVKRHVPDVSLCLSTNGLTLYRHVDEIVELGIRHVTITINAIDPEVGREIYPWVFDEGVRYEGREAAELLISRQLMGLERLAKLGILVKVNSIMIPGVNDHHLPAVSKRVKELGATLHNVTPLIIAPGSQYETDGRKAPRPKELHNLQELLGRDGMKVMRHCRQCRADAIGLLGQDRNQDFPLEAMEADPVINQEARAQFQSDLDSKIRERVSAKQARAKGRWEETPRTRVAVATRGGDKVNQHFGHATEFLIYDTDGADVKLVGVRKIQAYCHGKADCNGDKAATLQEIITILNDCRILLCSGIGDGPRASLNKIGVLPLVRKGGIQEAILESVKYSSYFENINISKG